From a single bacterium genomic region:
- a CDS encoding phosphate ABC transporter substrate-binding protein → MRNNIQAICLVAGLGALTLLAGCGKSREGITMAGSTAFQPFAEKLAENYMMSHAEVSVTVQGGGSALGVQTTLSGTAQIGMADLVKLPKEADALKSLIVARDGIAIVVNPANSVEALTQDQIRDIFNGKISNWKEVGGVDHSISVVSREAGSGTRSSFEQIVGNVNLTDNALIQNANGTVRETVAKDANAIGYVSHGLISERIKALKVDGAPCTEDAIMSGTYKLVRPIFLLTKADATPACNAFLDYVMSAEGQELIHKNGLIRAK, encoded by the coding sequence ATGAGGAATAATATTCAAGCGATCTGTTTGGTGGCGGGGTTGGGGGCGTTAACTTTATTGGCGGGATGTGGGAAATCGCGCGAAGGCATTACCATGGCGGGTTCAACCGCGTTCCAGCCCTTTGCAGAGAAGCTGGCTGAAAATTATATGATGAGCCATGCGGAGGTCTCTGTGACAGTGCAGGGCGGGGGTTCCGCGCTGGGGGTTCAGACGACCTTGTCCGGTACGGCCCAGATAGGAATGGCCGATCTGGTGAAGTTGCCGAAGGAGGCGGATGCCTTGAAGAGTTTGATTGTGGCGCGGGATGGTATCGCCATTGTGGTGAATCCCGCCAACTCGGTAGAGGCATTGACCCAGGATCAGATTCGCGATATTTTCAATGGTAAGATCAGTAATTGGAAAGAAGTGGGAGGGGTGGATCATTCGATTTCTGTGGTGTCACGTGAGGCGGGGTCGGGAACACGCTCCTCTTTTGAGCAGATTGTCGGGAATGTGAACTTGACGGACAATGCCCTGATTCAGAATGCAAATGGTACGGTGCGTGAGACGGTCGCCAAAGATGCGAATGCCATTGGTTACGTATCGCATGGGCTGATCAGTGAGCGGATCAAGGCGTTAAAAGTGGATGGTGCGCCCTGTACTGAAGACGCCATCATGTCCGGGACCTACAAGTTGGTGCGTCCGATATTTCTGTTGACCAAGGCGGATGCCACGCCTGCCTGCAATGCATTTCTGGACTATGTCATGTCCGCCGAAGGCCAGGAATTGATTCATAAGAATGGGCTGATCAGGGCAAAGTGA
- the pstC gene encoding phosphate ABC transporter permease subunit PstC, protein MKFNGEKIAKYSLMLVAFSALASLLLIAVFILKEGVPFMFKVGLKDFLFSSDWNPQAGKFGIYPMIVASLYVTFGAMLIGAPLGVAGAIFLNEFVPKSVMRVIKPTIELLAGIPSVVFGFLGVMVLAPMIRSYMGGPGLSVLAAAIILGIMVLPTVISISTDAIAAVPNSYREGALALGATRWQSVHMVIIKAARSGIIASIILAMGRALGETMAVIMVAGNTVKIPQTVTDPVRTLTANIALEMANATGLAREALFATGVVLFVVIMILNAIALSAIKSRVRKK, encoded by the coding sequence GTGAAGTTTAATGGTGAAAAAATAGCGAAGTACAGCTTGATGCTGGTGGCGTTTTCGGCGCTGGCCAGCCTCCTGCTGATTGCGGTATTCATCTTGAAGGAAGGTGTCCCCTTCATGTTCAAGGTGGGGTTGAAGGACTTCCTGTTTTCCTCCGACTGGAATCCACAGGCGGGAAAATTCGGGATCTACCCGATGATTGTCGCCTCCCTTTATGTGACATTCGGGGCCATGCTCATCGGGGCGCCTTTAGGGGTCGCCGGGGCGATTTTTCTCAACGAATTTGTACCCAAGTCGGTGATGCGGGTGATTAAGCCGACCATTGAATTGCTGGCCGGTATTCCCTCGGTGGTATTTGGCTTTCTGGGAGTCATGGTGCTGGCTCCGATGATTCGCTCCTACATGGGCGGTCCGGGGTTATCGGTTCTGGCCGCTGCGATTATCCTGGGGATTATGGTGTTGCCGACGGTGATCAGTATTTCCACGGATGCGATTGCGGCCGTTCCGAATTCGTACCGTGAGGGAGCTCTCGCGCTGGGGGCGACCCGCTGGCAGAGTGTGCATATGGTGATCATCAAGGCGGCCCGCTCTGGGATCATCGCCAGCATCATTCTGGCCATGGGGCGCGCCCTGGGTGAGACGATGGCCGTGATTATGGTGGCTGGCAATACGGTAAAAATTCCCCAGACGGTTACCGATCCTGTACGGACCTTGACGGCTAATATCGCCCTTGAGATGGCCAACGCCACGGGGCTCGCGCGGGAGGCTTTGTTTGCCACCGGGGTGGTGCTTTTTGTAGTCATTATGATTCTCAACGCCATTGCCTTATCCGCCATTAAAAGCAGGGTGCGCAAGAAATGA
- the pstA gene encoding phosphate ABC transporter permease PstA, whose product MRIPPKITQVIAVAILGTATFLTVVILVFIIGFVLSKGLPGVNAEFLLSAPKDMGRAGGIFTTLVGTVLLPLVAVAIAFPLGVGTAVYLSEYTRETQLTRALRFGTDCLAGIPSIIFGLFGFIFFVVMLKMGWSLLSGGLTLAIMVLPTIIRTSEEAIRSVPNSYREVSFSLGATRWETVLKVVLPNALPGIVTGVMLAIGRSIGETAAVIFTAGSSLRMPSSVFDSVRTMSVHFYILATEGISDEKAYATAAVLILSVLLVNLAAYGMMHRFISRRAR is encoded by the coding sequence ATGAGAATCCCTCCTAAAATAACCCAGGTTATTGCCGTGGCGATTCTTGGAACGGCCACGTTTCTTACCGTAGTGATTCTTGTTTTTATTATTGGTTTTGTGCTGAGCAAAGGGTTGCCGGGTGTGAATGCAGAGTTCCTGCTCTCAGCGCCAAAGGATATGGGGCGTGCGGGCGGCATCTTCACAACCCTCGTGGGGACGGTGTTATTGCCACTTGTGGCGGTCGCCATAGCGTTTCCGCTTGGCGTGGGGACGGCCGTCTATCTGAGCGAATACACGCGAGAAACGCAGCTGACCCGTGCGTTACGGTTTGGCACCGACTGCCTGGCAGGTATTCCCTCGATCATATTCGGACTCTTTGGCTTTATCTTTTTCGTCGTGATGCTCAAGATGGGGTGGAGTCTGTTGTCAGGTGGATTGACGCTGGCGATCATGGTGCTCCCCACGATTATCCGGACCTCGGAAGAAGCCATCCGGTCCGTACCGAATTCCTATCGGGAGGTTAGTTTTTCGCTGGGCGCAACCCGGTGGGAGACAGTCCTCAAAGTGGTGCTGCCCAATGCCTTGCCTGGTATTGTTACCGGCGTGATGTTGGCGATCGGTCGCTCTATCGGGGAGACGGCGGCTGTGATTTTTACCGCAGGGTCGTCGCTACGGATGCCCTCCTCGGTATTTGACTCGGTGCGGACCATGTCGGTCCATTTTTACATTCTTGCCACTGAGGGAATTTCGGACGAAAAGGCGTATGCTACCGCCGCTGTTTTGATTCTTTCCGTGTTGTTGGTCAATCTGGCCGCATATGGGATGATGCACCGGTTTATTTCCAGGAGGGCAAGATGA